The Gemmatimonadetes bacterium SCN 70-22 sequence GGCACCACCCGCATCACCGGGCTCCTCCACGTGGCCGGGACGGCGGCGGTCATCGGCGAGGCGCGCGCCCGCGAGCTGGCGCAGGGGGCCAAGGGCGCGGCCACACAGGCGTTCACGACGGTGCGCGTCGATGACGAGTCGCTGGTGCGAGACCTCCAGGCCGCGGGAGTCACCTACGCCGGCCAGGTCGAGTCCAGCTACCTCACCTCGCTCCTGGGGTGGATCCTTCCGCTCGCCTTCCTCTTCTTCCTGTGGCGCATGCTGCTGCGCGGGAGCGGCGCCGCCGGGGTCATGGCAATCGGGAAGAGCCAGGCCAAGCTCTTCGTGGAGACGTCGACGGGCGTCACCTTCGACGATGTGGCGGGGATCGACGAGGCGCGCGCCGACCTGATGGAAATCGTCGACTTCCTCAAGAATCCCGACCGCTACCGCCGCCTCGGCGGCAAGATTCCCAAGGGAGTCCTGCTGGTGGGGGCCCCGGGGACCGGCAAGACGCTCCTCGCCAAGGCGCTCGCCGGCGAGGCCGACGTCCCCTTCCTGAGCCTCAGCGGCTCGGACTTCGTCGAGCTCTTCGTCGGCGTCGGCGCCGCGCGCGTCCGCGACCTCTTCACGCAGGCCAAGCAGCACGCGCCGAGCATCATCTTCATCGACGAGCTCGACGCCCTGGGGCGGGCGCGGTCGGCCGCGTCGGCCTTCGGCGGGCACGAGGAACGCGAGCAGACGCTCAACCAGCTGCTGGCGGAGATGGACGGCTTCGACACGCGCAGCGGTGTCATCATCCTCGCCGCGACCAACCGCCCCGAGGTCCTCGACCCCGCGCTCCTGCGCCCCGGGCGCTTCGACCGCAAGGTGATCCTCGATCGCCCCGACGTGCGCGGCCGCGAGCAGATCCTTCGCGTGCACACGCGCAACGTGACGCTCGCCCCCGACGTCGACCTGACGGGAATCGCCGGGCGCACGCCGGGCTTCGTCGGGGCCGACCTGGCGAATCTGGTGAACGAGGCGGCGCTGTCGGCCGCCCGGAAGAACAAGGCCGCGGTGGAGGCGGTGGACTTCGAGGATGCGATCGACCGCGTGATCGCCGGGCTGGAGCGCAAGTCACGCGTGATCACGGCGAAGGAGAAGACGATCGTCGCCTATCACGAGGCGGGACACGCCATCGTGGCCGAGCGCCGCCCGACGTCCGACCGGGTGGCGCGCATCTCCGTGATCCCGCGCGGGATCGGGGCGCTGGGATACACGCGACAGCAGCCGACGGAGGACCGCTACCTCCTGACGCACGGCGAATTGCTCGATCGCCTCGACGTCATGCTCGGAGGGCGGACGGCGGAGGAGGTCGTGTTCGGCGAGGACTCCACGGGCGCCCACGACGACCTGCAGAGGGCCACCGACCTGGCCCGCGAGATGGTGACGCGCTACGGGATGAGCAAGGCGTTGGGGCTGGCGGCGTTCGAGCGTCCGACGCGGGCACTCTTCCTCGACGTGGAGGCGACGGGGCGCGCCGAGTACAGCGAGGAAACGGCGCGCACGATCGACGCCGAGATCAGGCGCCTCCTCGACGAGTCGCACGAGCGGGTGCGGCAGACGCTGGTCGCCGAGCGCGCGGCGCTGGAGCGCGTGGCACAGGCGCTGATCACGCGCGAGGTGATGGATCGCGAGGAGTTCGTGCGGGTGCTGGCTGCCACGGGGGGAACCCCGACGGAGGAGGTCGCGCGCGCTGGCGCGGGCGCCGCTGCATCGTGACGCCACAGGCGCCCGCGATGGACCATGCGGGCCCGGGCGACCGGCGACGATCAGCGGGCGAACTCGATGACGCGCCTGGCGAGGAGGGCGCCGGCGCGTTCGCCGTCGCCCGGCGCGGGATCGACCTCGTGCCGCGCGAGGGTGGCGTCGAGCGAGGGGCAGAAGGCGTCGCGCTCGCCGTCGCGATACAGGCAGAGGAGCGGCGTCCCGCGCATGCGCTCGAGCTCCGGAAGGAGGGGGAGGTCGGTGGGGAGCGTCCCCTGGCGCCATGGGGCGTGCCAGCGGCGACGGAAGTTGACGCGCGAGTGCGGCTCGCGCATGACCACGGCGTCGAGCCGGCTGCGCAGGTCGCCCGCCAACCGATTGGCGACAAACGGCGCCATGCCGGCTCCGCGCGCCAGGCCGATGACGACGAGTCGCTCACGCTGCCATCGCGCGAGGTGCTCGCGCACCACGCGCTCGACCGCCGCGCTCGCCGCTCCCGGCGTGGCAAGGGTATCCGCGGGGGTGAGGACGACGCTCGGCATGCCGTCGGTTGCAAGGTGACGGGCCAGCGACCGGATGGTGCTGGTCGCCCCGTCGTCACCGGTGACGATCAGCGCGAGGCGTGCCCCCTTGGCTCCGGGCGGATACTCGGTCAGCGTCCCGGCGCCACGGCGCGGAGACGCGACGAGCAGCGCCCCTGCCACGAGCAGGGCCGCCACGAGCCATCGGCTCACGCGCAATCGGGACCGCATGCGGATGGACGACGCCCCGCTCGCGGGTGCCCCCCGCCTGGAGGGCACCCGCTAGCCGGGAACCGTGTAGAAGGAGGTCAGTGCGTTGGCTTGTGCGTGGCGCGCTTCTTGTGCTTCATCCCCTTCTTGGCGGAGTCGTTGGCGGCCTTGGCCACCGTCGTCGCCTTATGAGTGGTGTCGGCGGCCTTGGCGGCCACGGCGGGCTTGGCCTGCATGGCGGGCTTGGCCTGCATGGTGTGCTTCACCTGCGCCGCGGCAGGGGCCTGCATGGCGGGCTTTGGGGTCGCCTGGGCGGCGAGTGCGCTCGCCGACAGGGCGATCGCGGCCGCCGTCCCGAGGTAGCGTCGTGCTTGCATGGAAGTCTCCGGCTATGTTGTCGGTGTGGGCGCTGGCGGGCGCCGGGAGGCGACGGGAGAGTGTCGCCGTCCTGCGTGTGAGGTTATGGGGACTCGGCTTAACGGAGCGTTACAGGATGCCAACGCCATGCGACTGCTGCTGGTAGAAGACGATGCTCGGCTGGCCGACCTGGTCATGCGGTCGCTGCGCGAGCAGGGATATGCGGTGGATCAGGCCACCGACGGCGAGTCGGCCATCGTGCAGGCGGCGGTGAATCCGTACGACGTCATCGTCCTCGACGTGCAGCTCCCCAGGCGGAGCGGCATCGAGGTCTGCGCCGAGATACGCCGGCGGCGCAACCGTGTCCCCATCCTGATGCTCACGGCGCGCGATGCGGTCAAGGATCGCGTGGCCGGGCTCGATGCCGGCGCCGACGACTATCTCACCAAGCCATTCGACCTGTCCGAGCTCCACGCGCGGGTTCGCGCGCTGCTGCGCCGCATGCCCGAGTTGGCGCCGCAGGTGATCACGGTGGGCGACCTCACGGTGGACCTCGCGGCCCAGCGCGCCGAGCGCGCCGGGCGCCCCCTCGCCCTCACCACCAAGGAGTACGTCCTGCTGGAGTACCTCGCGCGTAATGCGGGGCGCGTAATCGGCAGGGCGGAGCTGGTGGAACACGTCTGGGACGAGAACCACGACCCGTTCACCAACGCGCTCGAGGTCTACGTGAACCGCCTGCGCAAGAAGCTCGACGACGGCGGGGCGCCACTCATCCACACGCGCCGCGGCGCCGGATACGTCCTCTCGGCGGACGGCGGGGAGCGCGCCCCCGCGTGATGCGCGGCCGCTCGATCCGCGTCCGCATCGCGCTCTGGTACACGGCGGTCTTCGCCCCGTTCTTCGCCGTCCTCGCCTTCGCGGCCTATTCGTTCGTCGCCTTCACGAGCCAGGAGCGCGTGGACGAGTTTCTGGCCGAGTCGGCGGCGACGATCGCCGCGGCCATCGAGTTCGAACGCAAGCTCGGCGCCCCCGACTCGGTGGCGATGGCTTCTGTCGTGGCGTCGATGCGGCTCCCCGACGTCGCGGTGCACGTCGTGGATGCAACCAGCGGCCGCGACTTCACCACCCCGGCGGGAGGGGGAGGGGGGCGCCCGCCGCGCGAGGCGCGGGCCATGGAGCTGTCGCCGGCCCTGGCCGCGGCGCTGGCGCGCACCGCCCGCGCCGCACCGCGTGACCCCGCCGTGGTCACGCTCGAGGACGCGGGCAAGGAGGTGCGGGTGCTCACGCTCCCCTACGCCCTCGCTACCCGCCAGCTGGTGATCGCGGTGGCGCAGGGCATGAACGCGCGGGCGCGCACGCTGCGCGACGCGCGCTGGGCGCTCGCCATCGGCTTCCCCCTGGTGATGGCGATCGCCACGTTAGGCGGCGTGTGGCTGGCAGGCAAGAGCCTGGCCCCGGTGGACGCGATGGCCGCGCAGGCGCGGCAGATCGGCGCCACCAACCTTCACCAGCGCCTCCCGGTCTCCGACACGGGGGATGAGCTCGCACGCCTGGCGACCGTCTTCAACGGGCTGCTCGCCCGCCTGGAGGAGGCGTTCGAGGCGCAGTCACGCTTTGCCGCCGATGCCTCGCACGAGATGCGCACCCCGGTGGCGATCATCAGCGGTGAGGCCGAACACGCCCTGGCCCGCGACGACCGCGCGCGCAACGAGCTGCGCGAGGCGCTGTACGTGATCCGCGACCAGAGCCTCCGACTCCGCGCGGTCGTGGACGACCTCTTCTTCCTGGCCCGCGCCGACAGCGGGGAGCCGATGCTGCGCCCCGCCCCGCTCTACCTGCGCGACGTCCTCGAGGAGGCGGTGCGGGGGCTGCGCACGGTGGCAGCCGCGCGCTCCATCACCATGCAGCTGGCGGACAGCGACGATGCCCCGGTGGTCGGCGACGAGTCCCTCCTGCGCCGCGCCGTCGACAACCTGCTGGTCAACGCGGTCAAGTACTCGCACCCCGGCGGGACGGTCGACGTCTCGCTCGCCGACTGCGACGGCGATTGGTGCATCGACGTGCGCGACAGCGGCCCCGGCGTCTCCCCACCGGCACAGGTGCGCCTGTTCGAACGCTTCTTCCGTGCCCACGAGGCACCCGAGGTGCGGTCGGTGGACGGGGCCGGACTCGGCCTCGCCATCGCGCGGTGGATCGCCCGCGCGCACCGCGGCGAGGCGCTCCTCGCCAGCTCGTCGGCGTCGGGGAGCACCTTTCGCCTGCGCCTCCCGAAAGCCCACGAGGGCGCCATCGCCGGCGCCCCCCCGGCGTAGGACGTTCATCCCGTCGTAAGGTCGTCGGCTCGACCTTTCCCATGGTCCGAACGCAGGGCCAGCACCGAGGAAGGGGGAATGAGCACGACCATACGCTCCATCCGCACGATCGCGCGATCGCGCGCGGTACGCATCGCCGCGACGGGCGTCGCATCCCTCGGCGTCGCCCTCGTGATCGCCTTGGCGTGGCGCGACGAACTGGCACGGCTGCACGCCGGGGCGATCGGCACCGCGATCGACAGGCTGTCGTGGCAGCAGGTGGCATCGGCCGCCGCGCTGACCGTCGCCACGTACCTCCTGCTTCCGTGCTACGATCTGCTGGCACTGCGGTACGTGAAGCGCCGCCTCGGCGCCGCGCGCACCATCGCCGCATCCGTCATCGCCTACGGCATCTCGCACACCCTGGGCTTTGCCGCGGTGACGGGGAGCGCGGTGCGGGCACGCTTCTGGTCGTCGTGGGGGCTGTCGGCGGGGGAGATCGCGATGGCCGTCGGCTTCGCGGGCTTCACCTTCCTCCTCGCGCTCACGGCAGTCGGCGGGGTGGCGCTCGCGGGCGAGCCCCCTGCCCTCCTCGCACACCTCCCCCTTGCCGCCGCGGTGGCGCGCGTCGCGGGGGCGCTGGCGATCGGGGCGGTGCTGACCTACATCGTGCTTGCCGCTCGCTTCGGCGGCGTGAATGTGACGCTGCGCGCGCGCCCATGGCGCCTTCCCGACTGGCGCACGGCGGTCGCGCAGGTCGCCCTCGGCTTCGCCGACTGGACCGCGGCGGCGGGAGTCCTCTACGTCCTCCTTCCCGGGAGCAGTGCCGTCGGGTTGTGGGGGTTCACGTCGGCCTTCGTCCTCGCCCAGCTCCTGGCGCTGGCCAGCCACGTCCCCGGCGGGCTCGGGGTCTTCGAGACGCTGATGGTGGTGCAGCTGGGCGATGCCGTTCCACCGGGGGCCCTCCTCGCCGCGCTCGTCGCGTATCGGGCGATCTTCTACTTCGCGCCGTTCGTCCTCGCCGTCGGGGCGCTCACCTCGTACGAGGCGTGGCGCCGCCGTCACGCCGCGCGGCGCGCGGCGGGCGTGCTCGGGAATGCGCTCGACCGCCTGGCCCGCCCGTTCCTCCCCACCGCCATCGGGATGATGACCAT is a genomic window containing:
- a CDS encoding cell division protein FtsH; this translates as MKPPTVPPWIIITLLVLPLLLIPMWGASKGETVSYSEFKALLTARKVDSLKIGTTRITGLLHVAGTAAVIGEARARELAQGAKGAATQAFTTVRVDDESLVRDLQAAGVTYAGQVESSYLTSLLGWILPLAFLFFLWRMLLRGSGAAGVMAIGKSQAKLFVETSTGVTFDDVAGIDEARADLMEIVDFLKNPDRYRRLGGKIPKGVLLVGAPGTGKTLLAKALAGEADVPFLSLSGSDFVELFVGVGAARVRDLFTQAKQHAPSIIFIDELDALGRARSAASAFGGHEEREQTLNQLLAEMDGFDTRSGVIILAATNRPEVLDPALLRPGRFDRKVILDRPDVRGREQILRVHTRNVTLAPDVDLTGIAGRTPGFVGADLANLVNEAALSAARKNKAAVEAVDFEDAIDRVIAGLERKSRVITAKEKTIVAYHEAGHAIVAERRPTSDRVARISVIPRGIGALGYTRQQPTEDRYLLTHGELLDRLDVMLGGRTAEEVVFGEDSTGAHDDLQRATDLAREMVTRYGMSKALGLAAFERPTRALFLDVEATGRAEYSEETARTIDAEIRRLLDESHERVRQTLVAERAALERVAQALITREVMDREEFVRVLAATGGTPTEEVARAGAGAAAS
- a CDS encoding DNA-binding response regulator encodes the protein MRLLLVEDDARLADLVMRSLREQGYAVDQATDGESAIVQAAVNPYDVIVLDVQLPRRSGIEVCAEIRRRRNRVPILMLTARDAVKDRVAGLDAGADDYLTKPFDLSELHARVRALLRRMPELAPQVITVGDLTVDLAAQRAERAGRPLALTTKEYVLLEYLARNAGRVIGRAELVEHVWDENHDPFTNALEVYVNRLRKKLDDGGAPLIHTRRGAGYVLSADGGERAPA